In the Telopea speciosissima isolate NSW1024214 ecotype Mountain lineage chromosome 2, Tspe_v1, whole genome shotgun sequence genome, one interval contains:
- the LOC122651725 gene encoding uncharacterized protein LOC122651725 isoform X2, with the protein MKQNNSSMSNDHSASVGNKMRKTENKKFHCNRDIMPGSELWTDGLLCAFEFVRSRRKTSRRKSGPKIQSTQQIEGEDLKKHVLRNRSTDDSTPMMDRSNLLESAPLVEFGASETFPLDDYKDTENYHSGRFHFMERYPESRWIPIGWSRIYELVQTVQADATWALQPIEFTDDEDDLTVADVAAPYWEQPAGPTWWCHVAAGHKFVDTWLSNAQWLHPAISTALRDESQLISERMKHLFYEVPVRVAGGLLFELLGQSAGDPTVNEDDIPVVLRSWQAQNFLITALHIKGSASNINVLGITEVQELLAAGGIKAPKTIHEVIAHLACHLSRWDDRLFRKSIFGEADEVELKFMNRRNQEDMNLFSIILNQEIRRLSRQVIRVKWSLHAREEIVFELLQQLRGTAARNLLEDIRRSTREMIGEQEAVRGRLFTIQDVMQSTVRAWLQDRSLRVTHNLGVFGGCGLVLSIITGLFGINVDGIPGSDNTPYAFGLFAALLVLLGMVLIGVGLLNLGLKEPVTEEQVEVKKLELQELVKMFQHEAETHARVREDYSRRNLPPTAGDITRDGTEYVLIG; encoded by the exons ATGAAGCAGAATAATAGTAGCATGTCTAATGATCACTCAGCTTCTGTGGGAAACAAAATgaggaaaacagaaaataaaaaattccactGTAATAGAGATATAATGCCTGGAAGTGAACTTTGGACAGATGGACTCCTTTGTGCTTTTGAATTTGTTCGTAGCCGTAGGAAGACAAGTCGAAGAAAATCTGGTCCAAAGATCCAGTCCACACAACAAATAGAAGGCGAGGATTTGAAGAAGCATGTACTGAGAAACAGATCGACTGATGATTCAACCCCAATGATGGACAGGAGCAACTTGTTAGAGTCTGCACCCTTAGTTGAGTTCGGAGCCAGTGAAACTTTTCCTTTGGATGACTACAAAGATACTGAGAACTATCATTCAGGTCGTTTTCATTTCATGGAAAGATATCCAGAAAGTCGGTGGATTCCAATAGGTTGGTCTAGAATTTATGAGCTTGTCCAAACAGTGCAAGCTGATGCAACCTGGGCCTTGCAGCCAATTGAGTTcacagatgatgaagatgaccTCACTGTTGCAGATGTAGCAGCTCCTTACTGGGAACAACCTGCAGGGCCTACATGGTGGTGTCATGTTGCTGCAGGTCACAAATTCGTTGACACTTGGCTGAGTAATGCTCAATGGTTACATCCTGCCATAAGTACTGCTTTGAGAGATGAAAGCCAGCTGATTAGTGAGCGCATGAAGCACCTTTTTTACGAG GTACCTGTCAGGGTTGCAGGAGGCCTATTATTTGAGCTATTGGGTCAATCAGCTGGTGATCCTACTGTCAATGAGGATGACATCCCGGTTGTACTTAGATCTTGGCAAGCACAAAATTTTCTGATAACTGCATTGCACATAAAAGGATCTGCATCAAATATAAATGTGTTGGGAATCACTGAAGTTCAG GAACTTCTTGCTGCTGGTGGTATAAAGGCGCCAAAAACTATTCATGAAGTCATAGCACATCTGGCTTGCCACCTCTCTCGATGGGATGATAG atTATTTCGCAAGTCCATATTTGGGGAGGCAGATGAAGTTGAGCTGAAATTTATGAACAG GAGAAACCAGGAGGACATGAATCTTTTCAGTATAATTCTAAACCAAGAAATCAGACGGTTATCAAGACAG GTTATTCGAGTTAAATGGTCGCTGCATGCAAGGGAGGAGATTGTATTTGAGCTTCTCCAACAGTTGAGGGGGACTGCAGCTAGGAACTTGTTAGAGGATATAAGACGGAGTACAAGGGAAATGATTGGGGAGCAAGAAGCAGTACGTGGCCGTTTATTTACGATTCAAGATGTGATGCAGAGCACTGTTCGTGCTTGGTTGCAG GACAGAAGCCTCCGAGTTACACATAATTTGGGCGTTTTTGGTGGGTGTGGCCTTGTTCTTTCTATCATCACAGGGCTCTTCGGGATCAATGTAGATGGGATCCCTGGATCTGATAATACACCCTACGCATTTGGTCTGTTTGCGGCTTTACTCGTCCTGCTAGGAATGGTGCTAATTGGAGTTGGGTTGCTCAACCTTGGGTTGAAAGAGCCTGTTACTGAAGAACAGGTTGAAGTGAAAAAGTTGGAGCTACAAGAGCTGGTTAAGATGTTTCAGCATGAGGCAGAGACTCATGCACGGGTCCGCGAAGATTATTCCAGAAGGAACTTGCCCCCAACTGCTGGAGATATTACCCGAGATGGTACAGAGTATGTTCTTATTGGCTAG
- the LOC122651725 gene encoding uncharacterized protein LOC122651725 isoform X1 codes for MKQNNSSMSNDHSASVGNKMRKTENKKFHCNRDIMPGSELWTDGLLCAFEFVRSRRKTSRRKSGPKIQSTQQIEGEDLKKHVLRNRSTDDSTPMMDRSNLLESAPLVEFGASETFPLDDYKDTENYHSGRFHFMERYPESRWIPIGWSRIYELVQTVQADATWALQPIEFTDDEDDLTVADVAAPYWEQPAGPTWWCHVAAGHKFVDTWLSNAQWLHPAISTALRDESQLISERMKHLFYEVPVRVAGGLLFELLGQSAGDPTVNEDDIPVVLRSWQAQNFLITALHIKGSASNINVLGITEVQELLAAGGIKAPKTIHEVIAHLACHLSRWDDRLFRKSIFGEADEVELKFMNRLIFTYDRRNQEDMNLFSIILNQEIRRLSRQVIRVKWSLHAREEIVFELLQQLRGTAARNLLEDIRRSTREMIGEQEAVRGRLFTIQDVMQSTVRAWLQDRSLRVTHNLGVFGGCGLVLSIITGLFGINVDGIPGSDNTPYAFGLFAALLVLLGMVLIGVGLLNLGLKEPVTEEQVEVKKLELQELVKMFQHEAETHARVREDYSRRNLPPTAGDITRDGTEYVLIG; via the exons ATGAAGCAGAATAATAGTAGCATGTCTAATGATCACTCAGCTTCTGTGGGAAACAAAATgaggaaaacagaaaataaaaaattccactGTAATAGAGATATAATGCCTGGAAGTGAACTTTGGACAGATGGACTCCTTTGTGCTTTTGAATTTGTTCGTAGCCGTAGGAAGACAAGTCGAAGAAAATCTGGTCCAAAGATCCAGTCCACACAACAAATAGAAGGCGAGGATTTGAAGAAGCATGTACTGAGAAACAGATCGACTGATGATTCAACCCCAATGATGGACAGGAGCAACTTGTTAGAGTCTGCACCCTTAGTTGAGTTCGGAGCCAGTGAAACTTTTCCTTTGGATGACTACAAAGATACTGAGAACTATCATTCAGGTCGTTTTCATTTCATGGAAAGATATCCAGAAAGTCGGTGGATTCCAATAGGTTGGTCTAGAATTTATGAGCTTGTCCAAACAGTGCAAGCTGATGCAACCTGGGCCTTGCAGCCAATTGAGTTcacagatgatgaagatgaccTCACTGTTGCAGATGTAGCAGCTCCTTACTGGGAACAACCTGCAGGGCCTACATGGTGGTGTCATGTTGCTGCAGGTCACAAATTCGTTGACACTTGGCTGAGTAATGCTCAATGGTTACATCCTGCCATAAGTACTGCTTTGAGAGATGAAAGCCAGCTGATTAGTGAGCGCATGAAGCACCTTTTTTACGAG GTACCTGTCAGGGTTGCAGGAGGCCTATTATTTGAGCTATTGGGTCAATCAGCTGGTGATCCTACTGTCAATGAGGATGACATCCCGGTTGTACTTAGATCTTGGCAAGCACAAAATTTTCTGATAACTGCATTGCACATAAAAGGATCTGCATCAAATATAAATGTGTTGGGAATCACTGAAGTTCAG GAACTTCTTGCTGCTGGTGGTATAAAGGCGCCAAAAACTATTCATGAAGTCATAGCACATCTGGCTTGCCACCTCTCTCGATGGGATGATAG atTATTTCGCAAGTCCATATTTGGGGAGGCAGATGAAGTTGAGCTGAAATTTATGAACAG ACTAATTTTCACTTATGATAGGAGAAACCAGGAGGACATGAATCTTTTCAGTATAATTCTAAACCAAGAAATCAGACGGTTATCAAGACAG GTTATTCGAGTTAAATGGTCGCTGCATGCAAGGGAGGAGATTGTATTTGAGCTTCTCCAACAGTTGAGGGGGACTGCAGCTAGGAACTTGTTAGAGGATATAAGACGGAGTACAAGGGAAATGATTGGGGAGCAAGAAGCAGTACGTGGCCGTTTATTTACGATTCAAGATGTGATGCAGAGCACTGTTCGTGCTTGGTTGCAG GACAGAAGCCTCCGAGTTACACATAATTTGGGCGTTTTTGGTGGGTGTGGCCTTGTTCTTTCTATCATCACAGGGCTCTTCGGGATCAATGTAGATGGGATCCCTGGATCTGATAATACACCCTACGCATTTGGTCTGTTTGCGGCTTTACTCGTCCTGCTAGGAATGGTGCTAATTGGAGTTGGGTTGCTCAACCTTGGGTTGAAAGAGCCTGTTACTGAAGAACAGGTTGAAGTGAAAAAGTTGGAGCTACAAGAGCTGGTTAAGATGTTTCAGCATGAGGCAGAGACTCATGCACGGGTCCGCGAAGATTATTCCAGAAGGAACTTGCCCCCAACTGCTGGAGATATTACCCGAGATGGTACAGAGTATGTTCTTATTGGCTAG
- the LOC122651725 gene encoding uncharacterized protein LOC122651725 isoform X3 has translation MKQNNSSMSNDHSASVGNKMRKTENKKFHCNRDIMPGSELWTDGLLCAFEFVRSRRKTSRRKSGPKIQSTQQIEGEDLKKHVLRNRSTDDSTPMMDRSNLLESAPLVEFGASETFPLDDYKDTENYHSGRFHFMERYPESRWIPIGWSRIYELVQTVQADATWALQPIEFTDDEDDLTVADVAAPYWEQPAGPTWWCHVAAGHKFVDTWLSNAQWLHPAISTALRDESQLISERMKHLFYEVPVRVAGGLLFELLGQSAGDPTVNEDDIPVVLRSWQAQNFLITALHIKGSASNINVLGITEVQVIRVKWSLHAREEIVFELLQQLRGTAARNLLEDIRRSTREMIGEQEAVRGRLFTIQDVMQSTVRAWLQDRSLRVTHNLGVFGGCGLVLSIITGLFGINVDGIPGSDNTPYAFGLFAALLVLLGMVLIGVGLLNLGLKEPVTEEQVEVKKLELQELVKMFQHEAETHARVREDYSRRNLPPTAGDITRDGTEYVLIG, from the exons ATGAAGCAGAATAATAGTAGCATGTCTAATGATCACTCAGCTTCTGTGGGAAACAAAATgaggaaaacagaaaataaaaaattccactGTAATAGAGATATAATGCCTGGAAGTGAACTTTGGACAGATGGACTCCTTTGTGCTTTTGAATTTGTTCGTAGCCGTAGGAAGACAAGTCGAAGAAAATCTGGTCCAAAGATCCAGTCCACACAACAAATAGAAGGCGAGGATTTGAAGAAGCATGTACTGAGAAACAGATCGACTGATGATTCAACCCCAATGATGGACAGGAGCAACTTGTTAGAGTCTGCACCCTTAGTTGAGTTCGGAGCCAGTGAAACTTTTCCTTTGGATGACTACAAAGATACTGAGAACTATCATTCAGGTCGTTTTCATTTCATGGAAAGATATCCAGAAAGTCGGTGGATTCCAATAGGTTGGTCTAGAATTTATGAGCTTGTCCAAACAGTGCAAGCTGATGCAACCTGGGCCTTGCAGCCAATTGAGTTcacagatgatgaagatgaccTCACTGTTGCAGATGTAGCAGCTCCTTACTGGGAACAACCTGCAGGGCCTACATGGTGGTGTCATGTTGCTGCAGGTCACAAATTCGTTGACACTTGGCTGAGTAATGCTCAATGGTTACATCCTGCCATAAGTACTGCTTTGAGAGATGAAAGCCAGCTGATTAGTGAGCGCATGAAGCACCTTTTTTACGAG GTACCTGTCAGGGTTGCAGGAGGCCTATTATTTGAGCTATTGGGTCAATCAGCTGGTGATCCTACTGTCAATGAGGATGACATCCCGGTTGTACTTAGATCTTGGCAAGCACAAAATTTTCTGATAACTGCATTGCACATAAAAGGATCTGCATCAAATATAAATGTGTTGGGAATCACTGAAGTTCAG GTTATTCGAGTTAAATGGTCGCTGCATGCAAGGGAGGAGATTGTATTTGAGCTTCTCCAACAGTTGAGGGGGACTGCAGCTAGGAACTTGTTAGAGGATATAAGACGGAGTACAAGGGAAATGATTGGGGAGCAAGAAGCAGTACGTGGCCGTTTATTTACGATTCAAGATGTGATGCAGAGCACTGTTCGTGCTTGGTTGCAG GACAGAAGCCTCCGAGTTACACATAATTTGGGCGTTTTTGGTGGGTGTGGCCTTGTTCTTTCTATCATCACAGGGCTCTTCGGGATCAATGTAGATGGGATCCCTGGATCTGATAATACACCCTACGCATTTGGTCTGTTTGCGGCTTTACTCGTCCTGCTAGGAATGGTGCTAATTGGAGTTGGGTTGCTCAACCTTGGGTTGAAAGAGCCTGTTACTGAAGAACAGGTTGAAGTGAAAAAGTTGGAGCTACAAGAGCTGGTTAAGATGTTTCAGCATGAGGCAGAGACTCATGCACGGGTCCGCGAAGATTATTCCAGAAGGAACTTGCCCCCAACTGCTGGAGATATTACCCGAGATGGTACAGAGTATGTTCTTATTGGCTAG
- the LOC122651725 gene encoding uncharacterized protein LOC122651725 isoform X4, protein MKQNNSSMSNDHSASVGNKMRKTENKKFHCNRDIMPGSELWTDGLLCAFEFVRSRRKTSRRKSGPKIQSTQQIEGEDLKKHVLRNRSTDDSTPMMDRSNLLESAPLVEFGASETFPLDDYKDTENYHSGRFHFMERYPESRWIPIGWSRIYELVQTVQADATWALQPIEFTDDEDDLTVADVAAPYWEQPAGPTWWCHVAAGHKFVDTWLSNAQWLHPAISTALRDESQLISERMKHLFYEVPVRVAGGLLFELLGQSAGDPTVNEDDIPVVLRSWQAQNFLITALHIKGSASNINVLGITEVQELLAAGGIKAPKTIHEVIAHLACHLSRWDDRLFRKSIFGEADEVELKFMNRLIFTYDRRNQEDMNLFSIILNQEIRRLSRQVIRVKWSLHAREEIVFELLQQLRGTAARNLLEDIRRSTREMIGEQEAVRGRLFTIQDVMQSTVRAWLQKPPSYT, encoded by the exons ATGAAGCAGAATAATAGTAGCATGTCTAATGATCACTCAGCTTCTGTGGGAAACAAAATgaggaaaacagaaaataaaaaattccactGTAATAGAGATATAATGCCTGGAAGTGAACTTTGGACAGATGGACTCCTTTGTGCTTTTGAATTTGTTCGTAGCCGTAGGAAGACAAGTCGAAGAAAATCTGGTCCAAAGATCCAGTCCACACAACAAATAGAAGGCGAGGATTTGAAGAAGCATGTACTGAGAAACAGATCGACTGATGATTCAACCCCAATGATGGACAGGAGCAACTTGTTAGAGTCTGCACCCTTAGTTGAGTTCGGAGCCAGTGAAACTTTTCCTTTGGATGACTACAAAGATACTGAGAACTATCATTCAGGTCGTTTTCATTTCATGGAAAGATATCCAGAAAGTCGGTGGATTCCAATAGGTTGGTCTAGAATTTATGAGCTTGTCCAAACAGTGCAAGCTGATGCAACCTGGGCCTTGCAGCCAATTGAGTTcacagatgatgaagatgaccTCACTGTTGCAGATGTAGCAGCTCCTTACTGGGAACAACCTGCAGGGCCTACATGGTGGTGTCATGTTGCTGCAGGTCACAAATTCGTTGACACTTGGCTGAGTAATGCTCAATGGTTACATCCTGCCATAAGTACTGCTTTGAGAGATGAAAGCCAGCTGATTAGTGAGCGCATGAAGCACCTTTTTTACGAG GTACCTGTCAGGGTTGCAGGAGGCCTATTATTTGAGCTATTGGGTCAATCAGCTGGTGATCCTACTGTCAATGAGGATGACATCCCGGTTGTACTTAGATCTTGGCAAGCACAAAATTTTCTGATAACTGCATTGCACATAAAAGGATCTGCATCAAATATAAATGTGTTGGGAATCACTGAAGTTCAG GAACTTCTTGCTGCTGGTGGTATAAAGGCGCCAAAAACTATTCATGAAGTCATAGCACATCTGGCTTGCCACCTCTCTCGATGGGATGATAG atTATTTCGCAAGTCCATATTTGGGGAGGCAGATGAAGTTGAGCTGAAATTTATGAACAG ACTAATTTTCACTTATGATAGGAGAAACCAGGAGGACATGAATCTTTTCAGTATAATTCTAAACCAAGAAATCAGACGGTTATCAAGACAG GTTATTCGAGTTAAATGGTCGCTGCATGCAAGGGAGGAGATTGTATTTGAGCTTCTCCAACAGTTGAGGGGGACTGCAGCTAGGAACTTGTTAGAGGATATAAGACGGAGTACAAGGGAAATGATTGGGGAGCAAGAAGCAGTACGTGGCCGTTTATTTACGATTCAAGATGTGATGCAGAGCACTGTTCGTGCTTGGTTGCAG AAGCCTCCGAGTTACACATAA
- the LOC122652832 gene encoding AT-hook motif nuclear-localized protein 16 produces MAGGDLAASSVGSKNVTDLIPRGDKTNHFRTFLDAEGLEVPKLTKAMPATAMAANGLSIKRPRGRPAGSKNKPKPPIIITRDSANALRAHAMEVGNGCDICESLANFARRRQRGIYILSGTGCVMNVTLRQPATSGAIVTLHGRFEILSLLGSILPPPAPPGVTGLTIYLAGPQGQVVGGGVVGALIASGSVVIMAASFMNATFDRLPLDDDEVAAAAAHNQHHLNNPQYHNLHHVDLSNLYGIPQNLVNNGGLPSEIYAWAPGRQLTKG; encoded by the coding sequence ATGGCTGGTGGAGATCTTGCTGCCTCTTCTGTGGGATCCAAGAATGTCACTGATCTAATCCCACGAGGGGATAAGACTAATCACTTCAGGACATTCCTAGATGCTGAAGGATTAGAGGTTCCTAAGTTGACAAAGGCAATGCCTGCtacagctatggcagcaaatgGACTGTCCATCAAGCGGCCTCGTGGTCGGCCAGCTGGGTCAAAAAATAAGCCAAAGCCACCCATTATAATAACCCGCGATAGTGCAAATGCTCTTCGAGCCCATGCTATGGAGGTCGGAAATGGATGTGATATTTGTGAGAGTTTAGCAAACTTTGCAAGGAGGAGGCAGCGTGGCATCTACATACTAAGTGGAACAGGTTGTGTGATGAATGTCACTCTGAGGCAACCAGCCACTTCTGGTGCCATTGTGACACTCCATGGAAGATTTGAAATACTTTCATTGCTAGGTTCAATTTTACCTCCTCCAGCACCACCGGGTGTCACAGGTCTTACAATCTATTTAGCAGGGCCTCAAGGTCAAGTTGTAGGTGGAGGTGTTGTAGGTGCTCTGATAGCTTCAGGTTCTGTGGTGATCATGGCTGCCTCATTCATGAATGCGACTTTTGATCGACTCCCTCtggatgatgatgaagttgctgctgctgctgctcatAATCAGCATCACTTGAACAATCCTCAGTACCACAACCTTCACCATGTTGACTTGTCGAATTTGTATGGGATACCACAAAACTTGGTCAACAATGGAGGTTTGCCATCTGAGATTTATGCTTGGGCGCCGGGACGCCAACTTACTAAAGGCTAG